One window of Neptuniibacter halophilus genomic DNA carries:
- the moaB gene encoding molybdenum cofactor biosynthesis protein B produces the protein MSHTPAKAEFVPLNIAVLTVSDTRSLDNDTSGQALVDRLEAAGHCLGAREIVKDDVYQMRAVTSRWIADPEIHVIVSTGGTGFSGRDSTPEAMAPLFDKTIEGFGEYFRQVSAGQIGTSTIQSRALGGLANGTVIFCLPGSTGACRTGWDEVIAEQLDHRHKPCNFVTLILKHLQDQAES, from the coding sequence ATGTCCCATACCCCTGCGAAAGCTGAATTTGTCCCACTGAATATTGCGGTACTGACGGTATCTGATACCCGGAGTCTGGATAACGATACATCAGGACAGGCTCTGGTGGACAGGCTGGAGGCTGCAGGTCATTGCCTCGGCGCGCGGGAGATTGTGAAAGATGATGTCTATCAGATGCGAGCGGTCACCTCGCGCTGGATTGCCGATCCGGAGATCCATGTGATTGTCTCCACCGGGGGTACCGGCTTTTCTGGTCGTGATTCCACGCCGGAGGCAATGGCACCGTTATTTGATAAAACCATTGAGGGATTTGGTGAGTATTTCCGTCAGGTTTCGGCGGGGCAGATCGGAACATCTACGATCCAGTCCAGAGCCTTGGGTGGTCTGGCCAACGGTACGGTGATTTTTTGTCTGCCGGGTTCCACCGGTGCCTGTCGCACCGGCTGGGATGAAGTGATCGCTGAGCAGCTCGATCATCGGCATAAGCCCTGTAACTTTGTCACCCTGATTCTCAAACACCTTCAGGATCAGGCGGAGTCCTGA